The Leptospira langatensis DNA segment GAAAGATCACCTGGTCTCCATGCCTGGAAAGGATGATGTCCGGATCCTCCATTCTCAGAAGAATATCTAGTTTTTCTAATAGATCTCTCGGGTCTTTGCTCAGGATCTCGTGGTAATCCGTCTTTGTGCGTATGACCAACGGATTGGATTCGAAGCCTATCCTATGGCTTTTTTTTAATTCCAGATACATGGTCTTGAATTCCGGGACCTTGTATTCGAGGGTCTGAGGAGAATCATCGGATCTGATCTCGATCACCCTTCTTCCCCCGGGATCTTCTCTATAATCGATCTCCATCTCGCATAGAGGAAAGATCCCGTTTTGGAACATATAGCTTGTAGGAAGATCCATATCGGAATGATAGATATCGAATTTACCGTAGAGTGCGTAGAGTTTACGACTGATCTTGGGTAAGACGGAAGGGCGCGAGATAACGATCCGTAAGACCGGGACTATCTCATTTTCGTAAAATAGTTTTCTACTTACATATTGAGGAGGTTCTTTGTCGTGGATCGCGTCCAGTTCATAGAGACGCTTTAGTAATTTGCTTAAGAGGGATTGCTCTCCCTTCGCATAAATGACCGGATAGAATTTATCCAAGAAAAGAAGGGGCCTTCCTTCTTCGTCCTTTAGCCAGAGATAAACGGTATCCTCCGCGTGGTATACGTCGAATAAATGGCCCTTTATTGTCTGGAGGTCCAATTTATTCTCTAAGGCTCTCTAACTCTTTTTTGAGTCGAAAGATCTCTTTCTTGAGATCGATCATCATGGTCAGGAGCATAGTGTCTATCGGATAAGGAGAAGAAGCCATGACTCCTGCTTGGACCTGCAACTTGGCCACTCGTATCAATTCGTCAAAGACCTCTTGGTCCGGTTTTCGGAGTCCTCTTCTGAACTGTCCTAAGCTGGATTCCACATACTGCATTTGTCTGGAATAGGGAATTACCGTTCTACCCATGATTGTCCTCCTAACGCGCCCGCGGAGATCTCGGGTGCGGTTTTGGTTTTTCTGATCTTCAAATAGGAATGGCCTTCTACCACTCTGAGCTCCCAAAGGTCGTCGGAGAGCTCCACTAATTTTGGAAAGATAGCTTGGAATGTGGGATGGGTATAGCGAGTGGACTCCACCACTATCATGGGGATCCTTTGAGAGCGCATGAATTCCAGGATCAATACTAGTTTTTCTAAAAGGAATTTTCCCTCGTCGTCCTGGACATCCCCATCGAAGAATTGTTTGCAAGGAGCTAAGATAAAATAAATCGTATTCTCTTTTTTGAATGTAGATATATTCTTAAGAGAGTCCAGGATCTGATAGGGAGTGAATGCCCTTTGGATGAGTATTTTTTCTAAAAGGGCTTCGGGAGAGACTCTCCTCTTTCTTGTTTCTTCAGTGATAATGAATGGATCGAAACGAATGGCACAGTCCAAATTGAATACTTGGAAACCTGAGACTGCAAATGCGTATTCCCAGCGAAGAGCCAAACGATAGATGCCCTCTCTTCCTGTAAGAAGTCCTAGGCTATTTCTGTTCCATCCTAAAACGGGACGATAGAGATCCTCTCTGAAGCCTTCCATCGGATTTAGATCCATAAATACTATATATATGATAAGTGAAATTATGTAAAGTGTTTTGAGCGCCTCGACCCAAGTAGAGGAAAGCAAATTATGTCTTGTCGAAAATAATCCGAGTGGGTCATTGGATTGAATGGAATCCGATTATTTTAAAAACGTTCACGCCAGATCCTCTGTGGATTATCTTTTCCGGACAATCCACCAACATCATTCCCAGCTGAGTATGATGGCGGATCAGAAGGCGAATATACTGATCGCTGCTTCCTTCGTAATACTTTCCCTCTCTCTCGGTTATGTGCAGAAGCCTACCTATAGGGTCGGGCTTATGACACTTATGGTGTTCATAGTAATTGCAGCTACTCTAGCGATCTTTGCAGTAATGCCCACCATCAAACAGAAAAAGAACGGAAGTTCAAACCCTCTCTTCTTTGGGAATTTTGCACCAGGAACTGAGCCAGATTTCATGAAACAGATGGAATTGATCGTGAACCAAGACTCATTCGTATACGAGGCTTTGACTAGGGATCTCTATCA contains these protein-coding regions:
- a CDS encoding Pycsar system effector family protein encodes the protein MESDYFKNVHARSSVDYLFRTIHQHHSQLSMMADQKANILIAASFVILSLSLGYVQKPTYRVGLMTLMVFIVIAATLAIFAVMPTIKQKKNGSSNPLFFGNFAPGTEPDFMKQMELIVNQDSFVYEALTRDLYQMGKSLYFRKYKYLRWSYRCFLVGFISAVVLILMELKGVI